ttttggcccgcagcagaatcagattttggaaagcacgtcctgggctgcttccgcttttggttcagattttggcagaGGATTTCTGGAACCAgattctgctgggttcgccctGTGGTTCAGATTCTGCTTCGCGGCGGCGGAATccgtcgataaaagctgaaccaaacagggccaaagAGTTTGTCCAACAGGCTTAAAATCTAATCAGGCTCGGCCTACTCCCTGGTTTCTTGGTGAGCTTACTAGAGAACCACCCAAGTCTCATACACTGCTTTTCTTATTAGAGAACAGCCAAGCATTTCTTATTAGAGAACAGTCAAGCAGTACATGAATCATGCGCACCCAAACAACCACACAGCCACAAAGAGGATCGGCCCGCAACAAGCTACTCCcactgatccatattaattgtcattAATTTAGTAGAGGATCCGAGGGAGCACTAAAGGACTAATTGGATTGAAGAAATTTGAAAACGTAGAAATAGGGAAAAGTAGGAGTGGGATGTCATGTACCGTGAAATCCCACTAGAACTGAAAATACCTTCGGATGATACACAGATGACGAACATAGAAAATTTCAAGTATTGACGAGAGAGGGTAAAGAGAGGGGCAAAGAGCATTGGACTTCTAAAAAATGGTAAAATATGGTTTGAGCTCATGTTAAGAAGATTCATATGAAATGGGGAAGCATAGGAAAGGATTCCATAGTAACTTTGGTATCGCGAGCCTATGATCCAAATGGCTTTCATAGGAGAAAAATCCTTAAATTTCAAATCCTCCAAACTTCCTACGACCCAAACGAGGCCCTCCATGGAAGAGACATTTCCTGCCTTCCCCTGGTGGCCTCAAGTATGGTTTAAAGGCAGGCTCCAGTTGGGGGCGATCATATGCCGACATACCTCACACTGGACCTCAGGAAACGAAAGGCACAGATGCCCAATCTCTAAAAGAACAAAAAGGCACACAGATGCCAAAGACCATAAAACACAACTTTACTTCTTAGATATATACAGATGGCTTCCACGAGGGAGAAAGGTATACACGATACAGAAACATACTAACCACCGCCACCACTAGCGAAAAGGTTGCTGCTGCTAAAAGTAACAATTGCTGAATTGCATCAATTCGTACAGGTACCCAAAAGATCAATATATACATACGCCTATTTACTACTGTAGCAAGCAACGAAGGCAAAGTCTACGGCAATATGCATACTGCGGCTCACCGCCAGTTCTCGCATAAAACAACTGGCGACTAAACGTCACGAAATGCCAGAATGCCTCTTTGCTGACACAGGACCAAACCCACCACAGCAACGCACACAATGTCTTTTGTCCGTGAAGCAATCATAGCTCTCCTGAGTAGAGCGGATGATCATGGGCAATTTCCCCGAATGATCAAAGGAAGAAAGAGCGTAATTAGAGCAAAGTTAGCAACTTAGCATTCAGCAATCTGCATTGGCAAACGAGGCTGGATAGTCTGAGCCACTCTGCGGAGTGACCGATTCATGTGATGAGTTCACACGGCTGAGCTTGGTGGCCTTTGGTGCCAATTGCTTGGCCTCCTCATATGTATAAATGTAAATTCTTTTCGCCATGTTGCAAAACTCGCTGCAACAACATGAATTAGAGTGGAATTAGGACTTGGATATAGGAAAACTGCATCCATTCAGACAGTGATAAGGGTACTTACTCCCAAGGATCGTCCCCAACAAGCATCATATCATCCTCTTCATCGGCATAAACAACCTGCCATTTCTTGAGTGTGGAACATAGCTCCCCCTGTATATCAAACATCTCCTCCAACTTGCAGTGAAGATCAACATACCCATATAGCTTTGTCAAGTCCACTGCTCTTCCAACTGCCATTCCCGTCATAATTACCTAGAGGAGGAATCATAATGAGGATCAGTACTTAATTACCCTGAACGCTACAAGAATTGAAAATTGAGCATCTTCAAAATGTGACAACTATCACCTTTGTGCAGCTTCTAACTTGGCGACTTTGGGTCTCAAGAAGAGCACGCTCACTGCTTGCTGCTTGGGCACCAGAGTTGTTGATATTGGATGGCTGCGAGAGCTCGCCAGAGTCCACGTCCACAGATGCAGCCGTTTGGTCATAACCATCACCTGAGACAGTTAGCACGGGTTGTGTTTCGTCCACAGCAGATCTTATCTCAATTCCAAATAATCTGCACCCACCAGCAGCTGGTTCAAGCTTTCTTTCAACAGTGACTTTGTTAGTACTTCCAGCATAAGAGTCTTCTCTTGATTCTCTTGCTGGCCAGTAGAACTGATTGAATGCAACGTTTGATGATGATGAGAAGCGTGAATTAGTAAATAACCCTCGAGCCTGTTGTGGTTCTGAAAATGAGAGGGTTTGGCTTGGTTCAGCTGGGGACTTCCATAGTCCTGATACAAATAGCACCAGCTTAGATATGTAAAACTCAAGGATAATGGACTAGACTACAGAAAAATATGATATTCATGACTGAGAGCTGAGCATTGCATCCATAAACCACATATATTAATCGTAACAGGCGCTAAGGAGTTCATATATCTTGCCAAATTTCGGAGCAAGTTCTGGAACCACAGAAGGTGAAGCTGGAAGTCGGGGACGCTTATTTCTCAGTGGAGGTTGAGGGGGTTGTGGATTAGCTGCATCCAGTGGCTCCAATTCCCATGGTGAAACTCTATCTGGACGAAGAATGGATGAAGGCTCATCCCATTGGACCTGGCAATAATTACAGGAAAGAATCAGATATGAGAAAGCAAACATGGAAACATGATAATGCACCACTAAAAGCACTCCAGAGAAACTGTAGTTCTAGTTGAACCCTCAAAAATACAGAATCTTAGTACCTTCAGAGATTTCCAATCAGAATCTGCCCATAGAGATGTTGACACCATCGGCGTGCTCCCAATACCAATTATTGTTCCACTGAACCTGTAACCAGGGAAATGTTTGTCATATCCACCTAGATGGTTGGAACAAAGCCAACATCTCTTGTCAAAAGCAACCCCAGGTTACCTTCTTTCAAGAGCTTCATCGCCTTCAAATTTCATCTTAAATCTCATTCCAACGGAAATGTTCTGCTTCTTCGCTTCAAGGTACTTGTTAACACTCACCACAAACTCAGATTGACTTGTTCTGGAAACAAAGTCAGAGAGGCCCGGTAAGCCTTATACATCAGATTGTATGGATAAAAAAAATCACCAATTGTTAATACTCATTACGACAACCATGATGCCATCCCAGTTAAGCAAGCAAAAGAAACATTAGTTGGGTGAATTCTCGGACGTAAATGCATAACAGGTATAATAGACCAAATGAGCAAGAGTTGTATCACACCTAAGCAGAATGTACAACATACATAAGAAATTGCCATAGCAATCAAGTAAAAACTGCGAAaaaatctttattatcttgcattaCTGCTTGGTTGCCAGAAATAACCATTACCATGCAGCAACGGGCATAACAAAGACGAAAACTGGTTGAACCTTACCTGGGTttatagaaaacagaaaagagggTCCCAGTGGAGATTGCATGGGAGGCTGTTGCAAGGACTCCAAGATGCATGCTGTGGCTTGATATCACAGATGATGGCATGTTATTTACTTGCCTCATATGCCTCCTTACTCCGACCCGCAACTCACCATTTTCACCTCTGCAAATGATACAAATATTACTTATTACTATTCACCAGAATTAAGCCGAGACAGGAGAGAGGTGAAAATGCATAAAAACTGCCTCCACGTGACAGGATTACAGTATTGTGTTGTGTACCTCAGAAAGATAAATGCATCACCAGCAACCAATCTTTTTGAGCTAACAAAGACACTCCAGCCAGTTGTAAGTAGATGTCGCCTAGGTTGTCCTGAAACACAAAACACCGGAAGGCATGAGATAGAACCagacagagggagagagagagttcaCACATAGTCATGAAGTAATGAATCAGTATATGCTGCATGTTTCTGCAGTGGTAAGAGTTCAGCATTCAATTGTGACATGAAGTGCTACACCGAAACAATTAAACAATAAGAACACAGCGACGAGAAGCTTAAAGGGGCTTCAAGCTGAATGCTCAAATTGTAAACTCACCCCGAAATATGTGACGAAAATGCCAGTCAGTTCCATGGAGATCTTTGGCTACCAGTTCTTGACATGGTGGATTCTGAGACATGTCCTGTGAAGCAACCCTACCATTCAATAAGCCAGAAATAGTGTAGACATCAACTGGAGTAAAAAACGCTTTCAATGCTAACCAGCGGAGGAAGACACTCTTCAGCATGTCTCCTAAGAACAGAGAAACCACCATGGGTACTCGTATCCGAAGCTGTCAGTGTCTTGCAAAAGGAATGTATGGTGCCTTTTTCTAGTTCTTGCGGCTCAGGACCCAAGCTTGTGAGCTCACCTTGCTAATTAAGGGGGTTCAAATGGGGAAATTAATGAATGTACATGTAAACAGGGACATGAAACTGAACTAACAAAGTACTGTACACTGCAACATGAAAAGGGCATAAGATTGTACATTGGAAAGTAATATGAGCCATTTGCATGTTAGCAATGGTTAAAACAGGAAGACTCACATTAGCCTCTGGTTGCAGCATAATTTGAGCGTAAACTTCATCTGAATCAGCTTCCGTCTGCATTACAGAGTTCAGCCGGTTAGCAAAGAATAACATTTCTAGCTGCATACCTAGACCAACCATTTCCCAGACACTCCAAGCAAAGAGGTTACAGCAGACAGATAAAAACACACTGACCCGGAGCTCTACGTTGACCACGCTGCATAGGATTTTGGATGGTAGGTTGAACATCGGCAGGTACTGGTCAAGCTGCTGGTTTGTAGACGCCTCAAGCTATACAGTAAATCATGATCAGTTTAAGAAGAACATTATATGTAGCAAGAAGAATTGATCAAATGAGACAGGCAGAAAAGATATATAAACCGGTGAGTACCTGTTCCATATGACCCTGGGGAAAGTAATAGACTCGTTCGCCTTGTCTGGGTACTGTGATCAGCGGACCGGCACAAGCATGCCATAGCTCCCGGAATAGTGCGTCGCTACAGATTCCTACATGGAAGCAATTGATTTACAATATTAGGTGATCAGAGCTTTAGAACAGAAACATCAGAGGCCAAGATACATGGTACGACACTATTTGCTTTCTAAATTTCCCGTTGTCGAAATTTAATCATTTATCATGAATTTTCCTAATCATAATTAGAAAGTTCAAGCACAAAACTCTACCCAACTGAAGTGTCCGTTGGTCCTATTTATCATTAGCGCATCAATAAAATACTGCCATGTGCTGAAGTTGCCACCATACGGATTCAAcataaatcaagcatattaacaaaAATAGAAAATACTAAGTCACAAGAATATCCATACTTTTTCGATTGACTGGATCACGCgtcggaagaagaaaaaaagggagtgCATCACAATTCACGTCACTCCATAAAGTGAATCGCAATTCACATCACAGGCATCGGTACGAGAGAGCAACCCATCACTCCATAAGGTGCGGTACTAAATACTTACTAGAGAAAATTGCGCAAACATCGTGATTGCTTTGAATAGAGGGCGATTTACTCGGATCAACAAGAGCGATTGCAACCAAATACTGGAAACAAAATGGACAGGCTGGCATACAATTATGTTTACTAATCGGCATCGACTCAAGTTACATGAAGCTCCGCTAATTTTTCTGCACAAGCAGTCAACTAGCCGAGTCCACTGACTTAATCAACTACCGCCTCAGACCCTCAGTCTGGGGGCGAAGCCTAACTTAGTAACTTACCATGAGAGAGAAACCAGACCAACTTTTTACCAAAGCAGTTCCCCCAAAGGCAAAAATTGCATAGACGGAAACTGCGACTACAGAGGGCGGCAAATCGAACCTGGGGCACCGGCCGCGGAAGGattcgccatcgccatcgccgcaGCCACGTTTGCGGAGCCAAACGGCAAGAGAATTCTCTGTGAGCTACGAAACCGAGAGCTCCTCCCGATGTGCTAGCCTCGACGCTGCGGCCGGCTCCGCTCCATGGATCTGCCTCGACGGCCGGGCCTCCGGGAATCGAGGAATTCCCGCGAATTGGGCGGCCGTGGACGGGGGATGAAGCCGGGGGGCGGCAGCGCGGTCGGATCCGGGTCACGTGGGGGGCTGCTCTCGGggaaggggatcggggcggcgtgggagccggggaggaggaggtggcgtgTAGCGTGTGTggtgaggaggagggaggaggaggaggagggtgaggtgTGTGTTGGCTTGGGATTTGGATGCTCGTGACTGAGTCGACTGGTCTGCTGGGCTGGGTTTTGACAGCGAGCGGCGGTCGCGGTCGCGgtcgaaggaggaggagaggggaggggaggggggagctGCACGAGGCCGAGGAGGCAGAGTGGGCGGGGAGACAGGCGGATCGGATGGATCACGGGCGGATGGGCGCGCTGTACGGGTACGGGTGCGGGTGGGTTGGGTCGGTCGGCGGTGGGTCTGGGCGGATAAGATTTGCATTCGCATTTGGGTGCCCGTgcttttcgtgttttgaccctttttcaaACAAAATCAGGATCTTAACCCTCGTTCGAAAATATTTTGGGATCTGATTTTTTTGCCTACCGCCAGGGGGCCTGGCGGTAGGATCATATAGCCTACCGCCGAGACCTGCGGCGGTAGCAAACTTGTCCACATCAGCAACGATAACGGCCTCCGTGCCCCCTCCGTCACACCCTACCGCTGCTCCACCCGGCGGTAGGATGTCTGAACCTACTGCCGGAgtctctggcggtagggtgtgggCATATACAAACCGCGGGCCGGCCGCCCCCACCCCCTTCTCCCCCCCACCCAGCCGCCCCCTACCACGAAGAACAGAGTAGTTGCTCCAACTCGCCCTCTCTCATCCCCTACACTCTCCCCTCCGATCTTTTTCGTTTCTTGACGGATTTTGCGGACCGAGATGGCCCCGAAGAAAAAAAAGTAAGCTCTTTCAATCCCTCCAATAAGTTTTAACAAACACCTTTCGATTCGTCGCATTATTCGATTCAAATCACtcctatttaaaaaaaattaaccCTAGGATTGATTTAGGTTGATTCTAGATGTTATATTGTGTTAGATATGAACTATATTGAATAGTTGGTATGGTTGTgttaagatgaaccctagttcataattgATTTGAATGTTTTTTTATATGATGGATGATGCATGTTCCTATGCTATGATGCAAGTATTGGATGTAgtgtatgatgaatattggagatgCATATTTGATATATTTGTTATATGTAGTGTATGAATcctcaagatgaaccctagttcatttttttgttttgtaaCAAAAAATGAAATCATGCGTGTTGGATGTTGTTAGAGAAATATGTGTTATGATGCATTGGAACCATGGTGATTGCATCTTCATAAAAGTATTTTATTATGTATTGTATTTAGTTCATGTTCATAATAATCTTGATATATGATTATTCAAAGATTGAACTCATAGGTTCTGTTGGATGTGATTAATTTTTTGTATGCATCGATATGTTTCGTAGTTAATgttgaaccctagttcatgttgaaAAATCTTTTGATATGCTTATGCAATTCTTTTAGGAGGCCACCTCTTGCGGACGACATCGGCACGAAGTACAAAATGCTTGACCCTAGGTTCAACAAGCGTCACCGTGCCCGTTTCATTGAGAATGGAGTGGTAATTACCATTTTAAACCAAATCTTTCGAATTGATGAAAACAAGTTGCTAACTATTATGTCCATGCTAATTATGCTTTGGTTATTGATTTTCACAGATGTTGCCGCCATTGCGGATGAGGGCTCACAAGACGACGGTTAAGATGGAGTACGAGGATCGGTACACATTGTTCTTCAGGAGAGCCCAACTATTGGGTTTCGTCCTGCAGTTCAAGCGTAAGCCGCCGACGCTCGTTCACTCAGCTCTCACGGCTTTGATCGACCGGTGGCGGCCAGAGACGTACATCTTTCATCTTCCATGCgggggagatgaccgtgaccctCGAGGATTGGGCGATGATTACGGCACTACCGCTCGAGGGTCGTGCTCTCACAGGAAGAGTGGAGAGGGCGAACTGGCACGAGAGGGTTGTCAgcctcatcggcgactgcccccCTCCCCCGCTAAGAGCAACCGGACTTCCGGCATACCGCTGTCATGGCTCCTCGAGCACCGGAGCAAGTGCCCGGAAGATGCCGAGCCCCGGGTGGTGGAGCAGTACGCCAGGGCCTACCTGTGGTACATTCTCACGGAGGTAGTGTTTCCGGACTTCTCCGGGAACTCTGCCCTATGGATGTATCTCGGCTTCCTAAAGGACTGGGATGCGGGGTACAGCTGGGGGGGCCGCCGGactcgcctacctataccgttcggtaagtGAATATCACTTTCTTTCAAATATCAGACGTGTGCTACTTTACATTTTG
This region of Triticum aestivum cultivar Chinese Spring chromosome 2D, IWGSC CS RefSeq v2.1, whole genome shotgun sequence genomic DNA includes:
- the LOC123053385 gene encoding auxin response factor 9 isoform X1 yields the protein MAMANPSAAGAPGICSDALFRELWHACAGPLITVPRQGERVYYFPQGHMEQLEASTNQQLDQYLPMFNLPSKILCSVVNVELRTEADSDEVYAQIMLQPEANQGELTSLGPEPQELEKGTIHSFCKTLTASDTSTHGGFSVLRRHAEECLPPLDMSQNPPCQELVAKDLHGTDWHFRHIFRGQPRRHLLTTGWSVFVSSKRLVAGDAFIFLRGENGELRVGVRRHMRQVNNMPSSVISSHSMHLGVLATASHAISTGTLFSVFYKPRTSQSEFVVSVNKYLEAKKQNISVGMRFKMKFEGDEALERRFSGTIIGIGSTPMVSTSLWADSDWKSLKVQWDEPSSILRPDRVSPWELEPLDAANPQPPQPPLRNKRPRLPASPSVVPELAPKFGLWKSPAEPSQTLSFSEPQQARGLFTNSRFSSSSNVAFNQFYWPARESREDSYAGSTNKVTVERKLEPAAGGCRLFGIEIRSAVDETQPVLTVSGDGYDQTAASVDVDSGELSQPSNINNSGAQAASSERALLETQSRQVRSCTKVIMTGMAVGRAVDLTKLYGYVDLHCKLEEMFDIQGELCSTLKKWQVVYADEEDDMMLVGDDPWDEFCNMAKRIYIYTYEEAKQLAPKATKLSRVNSSHESVTPQSGSDYPASFANADC
- the LOC123053385 gene encoding auxin response factor 9 isoform X2; translated protein: MAMANPSAAGAPGICSDALFRELWHACAGPLITVPRQGERVYYFPQGHMEQLEASTNQQLDQYLPMFNLPSKILCSVVNVELRTEADSDEVYAQIMLQPEANQGELTSLGPEPQELEKGTIHSFCKTLTASDTSTHGGFSVLRRHAEECLPPLDMSQNPPCQELVAKDLHGTDWHFRHIFRGQPRRHLLTTGWSVFVSSKRLVAGDAFIFLRGENGELRVGVRRHMRQVNNMPSSVISSHSMHLGVLATASHAISTGTLFSVFYKPRTSQSEFVVSVNKYLEAKKQNISVGMRFKMKFEGDEALERRFSGTIIGIGSTPMVSTSLWADSDWKSLKVQWDEPSSILRPDRVSPWELEPLDAANPQPPQPPLRNKRPRLPASPSVVPELAPKFEPQQARGLFTNSRFSSSSNVAFNQFYWPARESREDSYAGSTNKVTVERKLEPAAGGCRLFGIEIRSAVDETQPVLTVSGDGYDQTAASVDVDSGELSQPSNINNSGAQAASSERALLETQSRQVRSCTKVIMTGMAVGRAVDLTKLYGYVDLHCKLEEMFDIQGELCSTLKKWQVVYADEEDDMMLVGDDPWDEFCNMAKRIYIYTYEEAKQLAPKATKLSRVNSSHESVTPQSGSDYPASFANADC